The Streptomyces sp. NBC_00306 sequence GGAGATCGTCGACGCCGAGGTCGTCGACATGGAGGGCCTGTCCGGGGGTGCGGTGCCGGGGAGGGCCCAGGGGCGTTCGACCCGGCGGCCCGCGGACCCGGCCGTGCGCCGGGCCATGGACGCCGCGCAGGCGGCCGCCCAGATTCCCGACCACCCGCGGCTGGACCAGGTCTTCGACGTCTTCGCCGAGGACGGTTCGCTGTGGATAGTCAGCGAACGCGTCGCCGCCCGGCCCCTGGCCGCGCTCCTCGCCGAGAAGCCCCTCACGCCCTACCGCGCGGCCGAAGTCGCCTCCGATGTGCTGACCGCCCTGCGCGTTCTGCACGCGCACGGCTGGACCCACCGGAACATCACCGCCCGTACGGTCCTGGTCTGCGACGACGGACGGGTCGTCCTGACGGGGCTCGCCTCCGGGGCCGCGGAGGAGGCACTGTGCGGATACGCGCCCGTGCCCCCGCCGGTGGACCCTGACCCCGATCATGAACACGAGGGTGACGACGGCGACTTCGCCGACGTCGGCGACCAGGATCTCCACGAGGGGGAGCCGGACGAAGGGGAGTTCGGCCGCGACGGGCACGGCGGACACGAGGACCACCTTCACGACGAGGGCCCCGGTGACGAGGACTACTCCTACGGCGAAGCCGGCGAGGGCTCGCCGGAGACGGCCGCGCTGGAGTCGCCGCACTCGGCCGACCCCTACGCCACGCCCGACCCCTATCTGGCCCCCGATCTCTACCCCTACCGTCCGCCCGCGCAGGGCACCGGCGCCGGAGCGGGCCCCGGCCCCACTGCTCCGGGTCCCGCCGGCGCCGGTTCCGGCACCGGTGTTCCCGACATCAGGGCCGCCCGGGCGGGTGCGATCGCCGCGTACCGCGCGGGTGCCCGCGCCGCCGCCCGGGTCAGCGAGGACCTGCGCCAGGGCGACCGCCCCGTACAGACGGGCAACGACCCGGACTGGTGGGCCGCCAAGCCCGGCGAGAGGGTCATCGCACCGGCCGAGTACCACACCGGCCACGCAGACGACGCCGACGACGATGTGGACGACGACGAGTTCGACGACGACTACGGCGCCGGCGGACCCGGCCGCCCCCGTCTCGCCGGAACCTGGCACGACGGTCCCCTTCCGGGGCAGGACGGCCCCGCACCCCTGTCCGCGGGCGGTGGCGGACCGGCCCGGCGCCCCCGGCGCGACGACGACCTGTACGGCGTCGACCCGTACGGCGTGCGTCAGGCGCTCCCCGGAGGTTCCCACCGCCCTGATCCCGGCGCCGGTCGCGGCACCGGGCGCGGCGGCTCCGGCGATCCCTACCGGGACCGTCCCGCGCTGCCCGCTCCCCGTTCCGGCCCGGACCCGTACCGCCCCGCCCTGCCCCACGCCCGCCCCGGCGGGTCACCGACGCCGGTTCCGGCCCCGCCCACCGGGAGCTGGGACCGCGGCGGCGCCGGACGCGAGGCCCTGCGCGCCGACTCGCAGCGCCGGTCCGTCCCCGCGGCCCAGGGCGCCGGCGGCTGGGACGAGGTCGTGGCCGGCGCCGAACCCCCGGCGTACCAGGGGCCGTCCACACCGCTCGCCGCCGAGCGGGCCCGGCAGGCGCGGATCGCCGTAGTCGGAGCGGTGACCGAGCGCTGGGCGCCCGAGCAGGCCGGGCCCGTCCATGAGAACTGGCAGCTGGCCGCCCCCGTCGGCCCCGCCACCGACCTCTGGGCGCTCGGCGCCCTGCTCTACCGCTCGGTCCAGGGGCATGCGCCCTACCCGGAGGAGAGCGCCTACGAGCTGGTGCAGCTCGTGTGCGCCGAGCCGCCCGCGTTCGCCGAGGAGTGCGGTCCGCTGCGCCCCGTCGTCGAGTCGCTGCTGCGCCAGGACCCCACGGAGCGCCCCGAGT is a genomic window containing:
- a CDS encoding protein kinase, coding for MDDYAGRVLADRYRLPLPPSDAYELAETRAFDTHSGQEVLVRQVPLPEIVDAEVVDMEGLSGGAVPGRAQGRSTRRPADPAVRRAMDAAQAAAQIPDHPRLDQVFDVFAEDGSLWIVSERVAARPLAALLAEKPLTPYRAAEVASDVLTALRVLHAHGWTHRNITARTVLVCDDGRVVLTGLASGAAEEALCGYAPVPPPVDPDPDHEHEGDDGDFADVGDQDLHEGEPDEGEFGRDGHGGHEDHLHDEGPGDEDYSYGEAGEGSPETAALESPHSADPYATPDPYLAPDLYPYRPPAQGTGAGAGPGPTAPGPAGAGSGTGVPDIRAARAGAIAAYRAGARAAARVSEDLRQGDRPVQTGNDPDWWAAKPGERVIAPAEYHTGHADDADDDVDDDEFDDDYGAGGPGRPRLAGTWHDGPLPGQDGPAPLSAGGGGPARRPRRDDDLYGVDPYGVRQALPGGSHRPDPGAGRGTGRGGSGDPYRDRPALPAPRSGPDPYRPALPHARPGGSPTPVPAPPTGSWDRGGAGREALRADSQRRSVPAAQGAGGWDEVVAGAEPPAYQGPSTPLAAERARQARIAVVGAVTERWAPEQAGPVHENWQLAAPVGPATDLWALGALLYRSVQGHAPYPEESAYELVQLVCAEPPAFAEECGPLRPVVESLLRQDPTERPEFEELRGWLRSLVRSAPEPEAGMDVVAVPSSVVDGSRLPVVRRRGELVRKRRTGSTEVVHGRHRHKKSRRERRGPRSLGRLLLLLILLLLVAAIAYAMMFMPRSGTQQEGSQGTQSPAPTASAPGPGRTEAGTPPPPKASGTPGSQQPQTSAPAGNLPAGYALRSDPEGFRVAVATSWQRRPINDSGQVRYSDGDFTLIVVPGRDSVQANGDDPLVYQRDKERELQPFRDSSWAAATGLRRIDVGRQAMAEGQFTWQDSSGREVYVRNLAMIVGGRYHVVQVIGPEDQRDKVTEAYSQAVEAYRATG